The following proteins are co-located in the Imtechella halotolerans genome:
- a CDS encoding glutathione peroxidase, translating into MKRVLTLICVLCLASTQAQKTTTMNTSVHQFTVEDIYGEPFALADLKGKKVMIVNTASECGLTPQYKQLQELYDTYGGQNFVIIGFPANNFAGQEPGSNESIASFCEANYGVTFPMMSKISVKGDDCHPLYTWLTSKALNGVEDSEVQWNFQKYLIDEQGHLAKVIAPRTLPTDAEIVNWITSN; encoded by the coding sequence ATGAAAAGAGTACTCACCCTTATCTGTGTGCTTTGTTTAGCAAGCACTCAGGCACAAAAAACAACTACAATGAATACCTCTGTACACCAATTTACTGTGGAAGACATCTATGGTGAACCATTTGCCTTGGCAGATTTAAAAGGAAAAAAAGTGATGATTGTTAATACAGCCTCTGAGTGTGGGCTTACTCCACAATACAAGCAATTACAAGAGCTATATGATACCTATGGAGGTCAAAATTTTGTCATCATTGGTTTTCCAGCAAATAACTTTGCGGGGCAGGAGCCTGGATCAAATGAATCCATAGCTAGTTTTTGTGAGGCTAATTATGGGGTTACCTTTCCCATGATGAGTAAAATTTCTGTTAAAGGGGACGATTGTCATCCTCTATATACGTGGCTTACAAGTAAGGCCTTAAATGGAGTGGAGGATTCCGAAGTACAATGGAACTTTCAAAAGTACTTGATTGATGAACAAGGTCATTTGGCAAAAGTAATAGCACCACGTACCTTACCAACTGATGCGGAAATTGTAAACTGGATCACCTCAAATTAG